A window of the Aspergillus flavus chromosome 6, complete sequence genome harbors these coding sequences:
- a CDS encoding putative cargo transport protein (COPII-coated vesicle protein SurF4/Erv29, putative), producing MAQIRGTAGYNLGHQNPFGGPGRADATSDPSPLDAIREQTSKIEDWLDTLADPVKPYLPAIGRFLIVVTFIEDSLRIITQWSDQLLYLREYRKIPWGITHTFLILNVLAMSICSFLVIARKHTEIAVAGLLGVVVTQGLGYGLIFDLNFFLRNLSVIGGLLMVLSDSWVRKKFVPAGLPQLDEKDRKMYVQFAGRVLLIFLFVGFVFSGQWSFWRILVSLFGLVACVMVIVGFKAKWSAIILVVLLSVFNILVNNFWTLHPHHPHKDFAKYDFFQILSIVGGLLLLVNMGPGQLSMDEKKKVY from the exons ATGGCGCAGATCCGCGGCACCGCGGGATACAATCTCGGCCACCAAAATCCCTTCGGGGGACCTGGTCGCGCAGATGCTACAAGTGACCCTAGCCCCTTGGATGCCATTCGGGAACAGACCAGCAAGATTGAGGATTGGTTGGACACGTTGGCAGACCCCGTTAAACC GTATCTCCCAGCCATTGGCCGTTTCCTGATCGTCGTCACTTTCATTGAGGACAGTCTGCGAATCATCACACAATGGAGCGACCAGCTTCTCTACCTGCGGGAGTACCGCAAAA TTCCGTGGGGCATCACACAcaccttcctcatcctcaatgTGCTCGCAATGTCGATATGCTCATTCCTGGTCATTGCTCGTAAACATACTGAAATCGCCGTCGCCGGCCTGCTGGGTGTCGTTGTCACCCAGGGCCTCGGATATGGACTCATCTTCGATCTCAATTTCTTCCTGCGCAACCTGAGTGTTATTGGCGGTCTCCTCATGGTTCTCTCCGACTCATGGGTGCGCAAGAAGTTCGTCCCGGCTGGTCTGCCCCAGCTTGATGAGAAGGACCGCAAGATGTACGTTCAGTTCGCTGGTCGTGTCCtgctcatcttcctcttcgtcggaTTTGTGTTCTCCGGCCAGTGGAGCTTCTGGCGCATTCTGGTCAGTTTGTTTGGCCTCGTCGCATGCGTCATGGTCATTGTGGGATTCAAGGCTAAGTGGAGCGCTATCATCCTGGTGGTGTTGCTGAGTGTCTTCAACATTCTAGTCAACAACTTCTGGACC CTCCACCCCCACCACCCCCACAAGGATTTCGCCAAGTACGATTTCTTCCAGATCTTGTCTATTGT CGGCGGTCTCTTACTTCTGGTCAACATGGGCCCCGGTCAACTAAgtatggatgagaagaagaaggtctacTAA
- a CDS encoding small nuclear ribonucleoprotein, which translates to MSLHSYINKKVLVMTVDGRTLLGTLLSTDQLTNLVLLDTIERIIRTPDDPEPSSQIEHGLYLIRGDNVVVCGEVDEKIDGEIDWAKVKGEVVKGTKNA; encoded by the exons ATGTCTCTCCACtcatatattaata AAAAAGTCCTGGTTATGACCGTTGACGGGCGGACTCTCCTCGGGACGCTACTTTCTACGGATCAGTTGACTAACCTGGTTCTCCTGGATACCATCGAACGAATCATTCGCACCCCCGATGACCCCGAGCCAAGCTCTCAGATCGAGCACGGTCTGTACCTGATCCGAGGCGATAACGTGGTCGTATGCGGCGAAGTGGACGAGAAGATCGATGGTGAGATTGATTGGGCCAAGGTTAAAGGCGAGGTGGTCAAGGGTACCAAGAACGCATGA
- a CDS encoding putative proline-rich, actin-associated protein Vrp1, translating to MPPPPPPPPPPPGGMGGPPPPPPPGALPSRPSGAEAKGRGALLSDIHKGARLKKTVTNDRSAPQIAGGGAKSSGPPIAGAPPVPSMPKPPGSAPPVPGQAANRLRSDSGAGSGGDSSAALPAAPQLGGLFAGGMPKLRSRGGVDTGANRDSPYRSESQGSSAPKPPVSPAPKPPGARPPPLPSSESPPAPPVNPLVAGLKKPPPRPASRPSSTVSNASARSASDAPPPRAPPPLPGSAKPPPPPPVSSRKPSTPAPPPPAPPSTIPAAPPPPPPPPTARPPPPAPARSTPPPPPPPPPPAASAPQPPNGTAAASIAVQAARNAFGHSQQTPSAPPPPPPASSAPSAPPPPPPSAPPSAPPSAPPSAPPSQPPSRPLSHEPLASQLPDRSTLDPSAYTLSNGGPSSGSSPLSSAVQGLIRVEDVRFKFQSEGLLPKPRPFVGGPRRYRAGRGSSVPLDLSALSG from the exons atgcctcctccaccaccgccgccgccgccgccgcccgGTGGCATGGGAGgaccccctccccctccccctccagGAGCTCTCCCGAGTAGGCCATCAGGCGCAGAAGCGAAGGGCCGC GGTGCCCTTCTCTCGGATATCCATAAAGGCGCACGACTTAAGAAGACTGTAACCAATGACAGATCAGCGCCCCAGATTGCCGGGGGAGGAGCGAAGTCGTCTGGTCCTCCGATAGCAGGTGCACCGCCCGTTCCAAGCATGCCGAAGCCCCCGGGTTCGGCACCACCGGTACCTGGGCAAGCAGCGAACAGACTACGAAGTGATAGCGGAGCTGGTTCAGGGGGGGACAGTAGCGCGGCTTTACCAGCAGCTCCCCAGCTGGGAGGTCTCTTTGCCGGAGGCATGCCCAAGCTACGCAGCCGAGGAGGAGTTGATACTGGAGCCAATCGAGATTCGCCATATCGATCAGAATCACAGGGCTCGTCGGCACCGAAGCCTCCCGTGTCGCCTGCTCCGAAGCCTCCAGGAGCTCGTCCTCCCCCGCTGCCTTCTTCAGAGTCTCCTCCCGCGCCTCCTGTTAACCCATTGGTTGCTGGTCTGAAGAAGCCTCCCCCAAGGCCCGCTTCGCGGCCATCATCTACTGTCTCAAATGCATCGGCCAGGTCGGCGTCAGATGCTCCACCACCTCGTGCACCACCACCGTTGCCAGGCTCAGCAAAGccgcctccaccacctcccgTATCCTCTAGAAAACCATCAACcccagctcctcctcctcctgcaCCCCCTTCTACAATTCCAGCTGcgccacctccacctccacctccacctaCAGCCCGGCCACCTCCCCCAGCGCCTGCGCGATCTacccctccaccaccaccaccgccgccgcctcctgCAGCCTCAGCACCGCAGCCACCTAACGGAACCGCTGCTGCATCAATAGCTGTTCAAGCTGCGAGAAACGCTTTTGGGCATAGTCAGCAGACACCATCCGCCCCGCCCCCGCCCCCACCCGCTTCATCCGCCCCTTCAgcaccccctccacctcctccgaGTGCTCCCCCAAGCGCCCCTCCAAGTGCTCCTCCGAGTGCTCCTCCGAGTCAGCCACCATCACGCCCGTTATCGCACGAGCCTCTAGCTAGTCAACTCCCGGATCGATCTACACTAGACCCGAGCGCGTACACCCTGAGCAACGGCGGGCCGTCATCAGGGTCGAGTCCTCTAAGCTCAGCAGTGCAGGGGTTAATTCGGGTAGAAGACGTTCGGTTCAAGTTCCAGAGCGAAGGTTTACTCCCCAAGCCGCGGCCTTTTGTAGGAGGCCCCAGACGATACCGTGCTGGGCGAGGCAGCAGCGTGCCATTGGATTTGAGCGCACTGAGTGGCTAG
- a CDS encoding 60S ribosomal protein uL1 — protein MSKITVAGVRQNIQQLLDYSQNEKKRNFLETVELQIGLKNYDPQRDKRFSGTIKLPSVPRPNMTICILGDQHDLDRAKHHGIDAMSTEDLKKLNKNKKLIKKLARKYDAFLASDGLIKQIPRLLGPGLSKAGKFPTPISHAEDMANKVTDVKSTIKFQLKKVLCLGVAVGNVGMTEDELIANVMLAINYLVSLLKKGWQNVGSLVLKASMSPPKRLY, from the exons ATGTCTAAGATCACAGTCG CCGGAGTGCGCCAGAATATCCAGCAGCTGCTGGACTACTCtcagaatgagaagaagagaaacttCCTCGAGACCGTCGAGCTCCAGATCGGTCTGAAGAACTACGACCCCCAGCGTGACAAGCGTTTCTCTGGCACCATCAAGCTGCCTTCCGTTCCTCGTCCCAACATGACCATCTG TATTCTTGGTGACCAGCACGATCTCGACCGTGCTAAGCACCACGGTATTGATGCCATGTCTACTGAggatctgaagaagcttaacaagaacaagaagctcatcaagaagcttgCTCGCAAGTACGATGCCTTCCTTGCTTCCGATGGTCTCATCAAGCAGATCCCCCGTCTCTTGGGTCCCGGTCTTTCCAAGG CTGGTAAATTCCCTACCCCCATCTCTCACGCTGAGGACATGGCCAACAAGGTCACCGATGTCAAGTCTACCATCAAGTTCCAGCTTAAGAAGGTTCTCTGTCTCGGTGTTGCCGTTGGCAACGTTGGCATGACTGAGGATGAGCTGATTGCTAACGTCATGTTGGCCATCAACTACCTCGTCTCTCTCCTCAAGAAGGGATGGCAGAACGTTGGCAGCCTTGTCCTCAAGGCTTCCATGTCTCCTCCCAAGCGTCTCTACTAA
- a CDS encoding GTP-binding ADP-ribosylation factor Arf1 (ADP-ribosylation factor, putative) gives MGLTFSKLFDRLWGKKEMRILMVGLDAAGKTTILYKLKLGEIVTTIPTIGFNVETVEYKNIQFTVWDVGGQDKIRPLWRHYFQNTQGIIFVVDSNDRDRIVEAREELQRMLNEDELRDALLLVFANKQDLPNAMSPAEITQQLGLQSLTRRAWYIQSTCATTGDGLYEGLEWLADALRKAGRD, from the exons ATGGGTCTCACCTTCTCCAAGTTGTTCGACCGCCTATGGGGCAAAAAGGAGATGCGAATTCTGATGGTCGGTCTTGACGCAGCCGGAAAGACCACCATTCTGTATAAGCTGAAGTTGGGTGAAATTgtcaccaccatccccaCAATCG GTTTCAACGTCGAGACTGTCGAATACAAGAACATTCAGTTTACCGTGTGGGATGTCGGTGGTCAGGACAAGATCCGTCCTCTCTGGAGACATTACTTCCAGAACACTCAGGGTATTATCTTCGTCGTGGATAGCAACGATCGCGATCGTATTGTCGAGGCCCGGGAAGAGTTGCAGCGCATGTTGAACGAGGATGAACTCCGTgatgctcttctccttgtttTCGCTAACAAGCAAGATTTGCCG AATGCCATGAGCCCCGCCGAAATTACCCAGCAGCTTGGTCTGCAAAGTCTCACTCGCCGTGCTTGG TACATCCAATCTACCTGCGCTACCACCGGTGACGGTCTGTACGAGGGTCTCGAGTGGCTCGCCGATGCTTTGCGGAAGGCGGGCCGTGATTAA
- a CDS encoding uncharacterized protein (of unknown function-domain containing protein), with protein sequence MTGKTRRHASAYNSRDAVVDVEKQPFRQKHHRRHSHSSFDSDSGDDSVTSSAASYQPMLDGPARRRPRPVTGFYRVPNRIMRRLCFGLLVALVLFILTLFRFTIRSSVTQVPLEIPKTTPKPPQWESFPFLKRYHGGLRSLVPRKGQVPEYPGDNPDVMGLGGDAEANATNLQARDEALPVLSSVFDPYPNYTSPAYIAKYGEKRECFLDVRETMRIPLVHHYPGVPRGFPEAVMGSNEVIGIQDDVCFDRFGRLAPYGLGYSVRKGGIGAGLEGHREGAEHVWDEFPPVDFRKVDWAAAQNRCLVANGHRFKDLPQPRSNRFLSMPIGVRDLSNKPLEADPVEPEQPQAGTGRLPRTAVIIRTWHDFHYTPEDILYLRSLISELSLLSGGEYTIHFLVHVKDENLQIWSDDETYERVLKDALPEEFRGMGTLWSERQMSLLYPGLEETWTRGLPIHGVYRSSHMPTQYFAQQHPEYDYYWNWEMDARYTGHWYHLFDKVSSWARAQPRKELWERNARFYVPDVHGTWEDFKHMVRVQTEIGTNSPNNLWSAPRPGQDQSPGDKARLHQQGDKAIWGPERPDERDILEVEGEGIPPTTMDKDRYDWGVDEEADLIVFNPLYDPEGTSWLLRDDVTGYNKENSMPPRRAAIITASRLSRKLLHTMHQEMIHKRHSMFSEMWPATTALHHGFKAVYVPHSVYIDRRWPTKYLESVFNAGRNGASGGARTSVFGDREHNFRGTTWFYSAGFSPNLWRRWLGYKVDNDGGELAELAGEGRMCLPPMLLHPVKDVEMIIDDGANEVDPPL encoded by the coding sequence ATGACGGGTAAGACGAGGAGGCATGCCTCCGCGTACAACAGCCGAGACGCGGTGGTAGATGTCGAGAAACAGCCCTTCCGGCAGAAACACCATCGACGACATAGTCATAGCTCTTTCGACTCAGATAGTGGCGACGACTCTGTTACCTCCTCCGCCGCTTCCTATCAACCCATGCTTGACGGTCCGGCACGCCGCCGGCCGCGGCCCGTGACGGGGTTCTATCGTGTACCCAATCGGATAATGAGACGACTTTGCTTTGGGTTGCTCGTCGCGCTCGTActcttcatcctcaccctATTTCGATTCACAATCCGATCTTCCGTTACACAGGTCCCCCTCGAGATCCCAAAGACCACGCCAAAACCGCCCCAGTGGGAGAGTTTCCCTTTTCTAAAGAGGTATCATGGTGGGCTGCGGTCCCTGGTGCCGCGTAAAGGTCAGGTACCTGAATACCCGGGTGACAACCCAGATGTGATGGGATTGGGAGGCGATGCCGAAGCGAATGCAACAAATCTCCAAGCTCGAGATGAGGCTCTGCCTGTTTTAAGTTCAGTTTTCGATCCTTACCCCAATTACACCTCGCCGGCATACATTGCAAAATACGGCGAGAAACGGGAATGCTTCTTGGACGTAAGAGAAACAATGCGCATTCCTCTGGTTCACCACTACCCTGGTGTACCTCGTGGATTTCCAGAAGCCGTCATGGGCTCAAACGAAGTGATAGGTATTCAGGATGATGTCTGCTTTGACCGCTTTGGCCGCTTGGCCCCCTATGGACTGGGATATAGTGTCAGGAAAGGTGGCATTGGTGCTGGCTTGGAGGGCCATAGAGAGGGTGCAGAGCATGTTTGGGATGAATTCCCACCAGTGGACTTTCGTAAAGTCGACTGGGCTGCTGCTCAGAATCGATGCCTGGTAGCAAATGGTCATCGCTTCAAAGACCTCCCACAGCCGCGTTCGAACCGCTTCCTGTCCATGCCTATCGGTGTTCGAGATTTGAGCAACAAACCTCTTGAAGCTGATCCTGTCGAACCTGAGCAGCCTCAAGCGGGGACCGGGCGTTTGCCTCGAACCGCGGTTATCATACGCACCTGGCATGACTTTCATTATACTCCCGAGGATATATTGTATCTGCGATCGTTGATCTCCGAACTCTCTCTGCTTTCCGGTGGCGAGTACACGATTCACTTTTTAGTGCATGTAAAGGATGAGAATCTCCAAATCTGGTCTGATGATGAGACGTATGAGCGGGTGCTAAAGGATGCCCTGCCAGAAGAATTCCGTGGCATGGGTACTCTTTGGTCGGAGCGACAGATGTCCCTTCTGTACCCCGGACTGGAAGAAACATGGACCCGGGGGCTCCCCATTCATGGCGTATACCGTAGCAGCCACATGCCCACTCAGTACTTTGCGCAGCAGCATCCGGAATATGATTACTATTGGAACTGGGAGATGGATGCGCGCTACACCGGTCACTGGTACCACCTCTTCGACAAGGTTTCCAGCTGGGCGCGGGCGCAGCCACGGAAGGAGTTATGGGAGAGGAACGCTCGCTTTTATGTCCCCGATGTCCATGGAACCTGGGAGGATTTCAAACATATGGTACGGGTGCAGACTGAGATTGGCACCAACAGCCCTAACAACTTGTGGAGTGCGCCCCGTCCCGGGCAGGACCAGTCTCCGGGGGATAAAGCTCGCCTCCATCAGCAGGGAGATAAAGCTATCTGGGGTCCGGAGCGGCCCGATGAACGCGATATCCTTGAAGTTGAGGGAGAAGGGATCCCACCGACCACGATGGACAAGGATCGGTACGATTGGGGCGTCGATGAGGAGGCGGACTTGATCGTTTTCAACCCTCTCTACGACCCCGAAGGAACAAGCTGGCTCCTCCGCGACGACGTGACAGGATACAACAAGGAAAACAGCATGCCTCCACGTCGTGCGGCTATTATCACTGCGTCCAGACTTTCGCGCAAACTGCTGCACACCATGCACCAGGAGATGATCCACAAACGCCACAGTATGTTTTCCGAGATGTGGCCCGCCACCACCGCCTTGCACCACGGGTTCAAGGCAGTCTATGTGCCCCATTCAGTCTACATTGACCGCAGATGGCCGACTAAATACCTCGAGTCCGTGTTTAATGCAGGCCGCAACGGCGCATCGGGCGGTGCCAGAACATCTGTCTTTGGAGACCGCGAGCACAACTTCAGGGGCACCACATGGTTCTACTCAGCCGGCTTCTCGCCGAACCTCTGGAGACGCTGGCTGGGCTACAAGGTCGACAACGACGGTGGCGAGCTAGCTGAACTAGCCGGTGAAGGCAGAATGTGTCTTCCCCCTATGCTTCTCCATCCTGTCAAGGACGTGGAAATGATCATCGACGACGGTGCCAACGAAGTCGACCCACCTTTGTGA
- a CDS encoding putative flavin-binding monooxygenase — protein MSLAQNHYVIKLPVTPSRTRSLEPRAIAQQWIANLDVLLNRGDFSQLPELFHQESWWRDMLALAWDLRTIQNCNNIEDYLRQNQPRSQLSAFRLQHEGKFQPTFDRPVEGLSWISSMFFFETRVGRGTGVLRLTQNDAGAWKAYSIYTSLQEFKDFEEPLGSKRPEGTIETMPGGLSQGNWLERRQRQLEFMDEEPTTLVVGAGQAGLNMGARLQSLGVSCLIVDRNERIGDNWRKRYRTLVTHDPAEFTHMAYLPFPKNWPQFTPKDKLGDWFEAYASIMELNVWLQTSIKSAVYDDAKAQWSVVVTRGDGSERTLHPRHLIWCTGHSGEPKVPTFPGQPQFKGQVYHGSQHDDASKHDVRGKKVVVVGTGNSGHDIAQNFYENGAQVTMLQRSGTYVITAEKGVFMMHEGLHEDNGPPTEEADIMSESLPYPVQFALAVHFTKRAYAAERDILEGLQKAGFELDFGVDGAGISRAYMTRGGGYYIDVGCSPLIADGKIKVKRSPKGITGFNEHSLILEDGSSLEADIVVLATGYDNMRTTVRKILGDTVADRCKDVWDLDEEGEVNAMWRPSGHPGFWFHGGNLALCRIYSKFLALQIKAIEAGLVSQGQDQTQPKL, from the exons ATGTCTCTTGCTCAAAATCATTACGTTATCAAGCTCCCCGTGACACCTTCGAGGACTAGATCCCTAGAACCCCGTGCAATTGCCCAACAGTGGATCGCGAATCTAGATGTTCTCCTTAACCGTGGAGACTTTTCGCAGCTCCCAGAGCTCTTTCACCAAGAGTCCTGGTGGAGAGACATGCTAGCCTTGGCTTGGGACCTTCGTACGATTCAGAATTGCAACAACATTGAAGACTACCTTCGCCAGAATCAACCACGATCTCAACTTTCGGCCTTCCGTCTGCAACATGAGGGCAAGTTTCAGCCCACATTCGACAGGCCAGTGGAAGGCCTAAGCTGGATATCTTCCATGTTCTTTTTTGAGACCCGTGTCGGACGCGGAACCGGCGTTCTTCGTCTCACTCAGAACGACGCCGGAGCATGGAAAGCCTACTCAATCTACACTTCGTTACAAGAGTTTAAAGACTTCGAGGAGCCTCTTGGATCAAAAAGACCAGAAGGAACTATCGAAACAATGCCGGGAGGTCTTAGTCAAGGGAATTGGCTAGAAAGACGCCAGAGACAGCTCGAGTTCATGGATGAGGAGCCTACTACACTTGTTGTGGGCGCTG GTCAAGCTGGTCTTAATATGGGTGCCCGACTTCAATCCCTCGGTGTTTCCTGCCTGATAGTCGACCGGAATGAGAGGATCGGCGACAACTGGAGAAAGCGCTACAGG ACTCTAGTAACCCACGATCCGGCAGAATTTACTCACATGGCGTACCTTCCTTTCCCAAAAAACTGGCCGCAATTCACCCCAAAAGATAAGCTTGGCGACTGGTTCGAAGCATATGCTAGCATCATGGAGCTGAACGTGTGGCTCCAGACCAGTATCAAATCTGCGGTATATGATGACGCAAAAGCACAATGGTCAGTGGTTGTAACCCGAGGTGATGGGTCCGAGCGAACCCTCCATCCACGCCATCTCATCTGGTGCACCGGTCACTCCGGTGAACCAAAGGTTCCGACTTTCCCAGGACAACCCCAGTTCAAGGGGCAAGTATACCACGGTAGCCAACACGACGATGCATCCAAGCATGACGTtagaggaaagaaagttgTCGTCGTAGGTACTGGGAACAGCGGACACGACATTGCTCAGAACTTCTACGAGAACGGTGCACAAGTAACAATGCTCCAAAGAAGTGGAACGTATGTCATCACAGCAGAGAAGGGTGTCTTTATGATGCACGAGGGCCTGCACGAAGACAACGG ACCACCAACAGAAGAAGCCGACATCATGTCAGAAAGCCTCCCATACCCAGTTCAATTCGCGCTCGCCGTTCACTTCACAAAGAGGGCATACGCTGCGGAAAGAGACATCTTGGAGGGCCTCCAAAAAGCAGGTTTTGAGCTCGACTTCGGCGTAGACGGCGCCGGCATCTCCCGCGCATACATGACTCGAGGCGGAGGTTACTACATTGACGTCGGATGTAGTCCGCTCATTGCCGACGGCAAGATCAAGGTCAAGCGTAGTCCCAAGGGAATCACTGGCTTCAATGAGCATAGTCTGATCCTGGAAGACGGCAGCTCTCTTGAAGCAGACATAGTCGTCCTTGCTACCGGATACGATAACATGCGGACCACCGTCCGCAAGATTCTAGGTGATACAGTCGCAGACCGGTGCAAGGATGTTTGGGATCttgatgaggaaggagaggttAATGCG ATGTGGCGACCCTCCGGTCACCCGGGCTTCTGGTTCCATGGAGGAAACCTAGCTCTATGCCGTATCTATTCTAAATTCCTGGCTCTGCAGATCAAGGCTATAGAAGCAGGTTTAGTCTCCCAGGGACAGGATCAGACTCAGCCGAAATTGTAG
- a CDS encoding putative cytosolic Cu/Zn superoxide dismutase (hypothetical protein Ao3042_09386), with amino-acid sequence MLTKSLFAGAALGLSLSSAVAHEAPVVEGNEPQTVYEAVLQDKDNTTVRGTFTTHGAEDGIGIQFRVALTGVPKDTFLNYHIHDNPVPKDGNCYATGGHLDPYKRGDQPPCNTTVPQTCQVGDISGKHGPVWTADGNFEVLYRDFFLSNVEDTIAFFGNRSVVVHLPDNKRINCGNFHLVSDGEEKKKKEEAKEDQGC; translated from the exons ATGTTGACCAAATCCCTCTTCGCAGGCGCAGCCCTAggcctttccctttcatcgGCAGTTGCCCACGAGGCCCCTGTCGTCGAAGGCAACGAGCCCCAAACCGTGTACGAAGCTGTTCTCCAGGACAAAGACAACACCACTGTTCGAGGAACGTTCACTACCCATGGTGCTGAGGATGGAATTGGGATTCAATTTCGTGTCGCTCTTACTGGAGTTCCAAAAGATACATTTTTAA ACTATCACATTCACGACAACCCGGTGCCGAAAGATGGCAACTGCTATGCCACCGGTGGACACCTGGATCCTTACAAGCGCGGTGACCAGCCTCCTTGCAATACAACCGTACCTCAGACATGTCAAGTCGGCGACATAAGCGGAAAACATGGACCTGTCTGGACTGCCGATGGCAACTTCGAAGTCTTGTACAGGGACTTCTTCCTTTCGAATGTGGAAGACACTATCGCCTTTTTCGGTAACCGCTCGGTCGTTGTCCATCTGCCTGATAACAAAAGGATCAACTGTGGTAACTTCCACCTGGTGTCCgatggggaggagaagaagaagaaggaagaggcgAAGGAAGACCAGGGTTGTTGA